The sequence GCCGGTTGTCGGTATCATCACCGAATGGATGACCGAGGAGGGGCTGGAAAAGCGCTCCGAGGGCGGCGATCTTGGCGGCACGATGCGGCTTGGAGCCTATGAGGCGCAACTGACCGGGAACAGCCATGTGGCAAACGTCTATGGCGAAACCACGATCAGTGAGCGCCATCGGCACCGTTACGAAGTCAATGTCGCCTACAAGGATCGGCTCGAAAAAGGCGGTTTGGTGTTCTCCGGCATGTCACCCGATGGCCTGCTGCCCGAAATCGTCGAGCGGCCCGACCATCCTTGGTTCATCGGCGTGCAGTTCCACCCCGAACTCAAGAGCCGCCCGTTCGACGCCCATCCGCTGTTCAGCGGGTTCATTGCAGCGGCGGTCAAGCAGGCGCGTCTCGTCTAAAGGGGCTGGTCAGCGCGGCATTTCCCTGATTATTTGCGCCGGTAACGCAAGTTCGGCGATTTGGGGGCGATGACAGAATGGACGCGGCGAAGCTTGCCGAGGCTCTAACGGCGCAAAGCCTGTTCGCGGATTGCGAGCAGGCAGAGCTGTCGGACATCATCGCGCGCGGGCAGGTCAGGGCCTACAAGCCCGGCCAGGAACTGATGGCGCAGGGTGAAGTGGGCAAGACCCTCTTCATCGTGCTCAAGGGCCTCGCGCGTGTCAGCATGGTCGCCGCCAACGGGCGCGAGATCATTCTCGACTATGCAGAACCGGGGCATGTGCTGGGCGAGATCGCGTTTCTCGATGGCGGGGACCGCACGGCCTCGGTCGAGGCGATCGAGCCGGTCGAGGCGCTGATCCTGACGCGCAGCGCCTTTGCCGACATCATCGAGAAGCATCAGGGCCTGTCGATGCGCTTGCTGAAGGCGATGGCGCGGCGGCTGCGCCAGAACAACGCGGTGATCGAGGCCGACCGCGCCTACACTTCCGGGCCAAGGCTGGCGCGGTTCCTGCTGCGCCTGATGATGGGCGACAATTCCGAAGCCGGAAACCAGCTCAAGATTGCGCTGAGCCAGGGCGAACTCGGCAATTTCGCAGGGATGTCGCGCGAGCAGATCAACCGCCAGCTTTCGGCGTGGGTCGATAATGGGATCGTGGCGCTCACCAGCGGGAGGGTGACGATCCTCGACCGCGAAGCGCTGGTTGATGTGGCTGAGGCGTGGTGAGGCGGATTAGCCTTCAGGGATGATGGCTATCTTGATGTCAGTGACATAGGTGGCTGGTTGGCCCACTCGGTCAAGTCTCACCGGCTGCAAAAGCAACGAACGGTTTTCGCAAAATTTGGCCCATTCATCGCCCACACGAGATTCTTTGTAGGCACGTTTCGGCACGCAATCCTGGACCGTGCCATCCGGAGCGACCTGCAACGTCAAATATCTTTCCGCACTTTCCGCTTTCAGTAATGATGTCTTGACGTTGAATTCGAGGTCGGCAGGCATCCGCGCCCTGGCCACGTCATTCGCACCCGCGGCACCTGGGATGTAGAAGCTTACTATTGTTCGCACAAATCCCAGAGTTTGCGTGCCATCCGCAAGCTTGGCTGGCGGATATGTTCTCTTCGACACTAAGCCGCAGATTTCCTGCGCCAATTGCTGTGACCCGATATGCGCTACGACCGTGCATCCTCGTGGCTTGCCATCGCGATCGACAAAAAATTCGATCTTTGCCGCGGCGGATTCGTTCTTGCGCAACGCCCACTGCGGATAGTCGCCGAACGACATGATCTTTGATATGTCAGGACTGGTCAGCGCGCTGCTGGCTGCTGCCAGAGCCGCAATAATAATCATGCTCATCGGTGATTTTCCATCCTGCGATGATATGTAGGGTATCGATGTGCATCGGCGGGATCAATGTTGACCGAACAAAAAGGGCGAGCCATTGCTGGCCCGCCCTTCGCTTCATTCAACTACCGCTCAAGCAGCGGCGGTGTTGTCGCCTTCGATGACTTT is a genomic window of Novosphingobium sp. MMS21-SN21R containing:
- a CDS encoding Crp/Fnr family transcriptional regulator; the encoded protein is MDAAKLAEALTAQSLFADCEQAELSDIIARGQVRAYKPGQELMAQGEVGKTLFIVLKGLARVSMVAANGREIILDYAEPGHVLGEIAFLDGGDRTASVEAIEPVEALILTRSAFADIIEKHQGLSMRLLKAMARRLRQNNAVIEADRAYTSGPRLARFLLRLMMGDNSEAGNQLKIALSQGELGNFAGMSREQINRQLSAWVDNGIVALTSGRVTILDREALVDVAEAW
- a CDS encoding energy transducer TonB encodes the protein MSMIIIAALAAASSALTSPDISKIMSFGDYPQWALRKNESAAAKIEFFVDRDGKPRGCTVVAHIGSQQLAQEICGLVSKRTYPPAKLADGTQTLGFVRTIVSFYIPGAAGANDVARARMPADLEFNVKTSLLKAESAERYLTLQVAPDGTVQDCVPKRAYKESRVGDEWAKFCENRSLLLQPVRLDRVGQPATYVTDIKIAIIPEG